In the Spirochaetales bacterium genome, GGATGACAATGTCGACGAAAGCATAAAGTTGAAGCGTCTCGATGAGATTATACGATTACAAAGGGACATCTCCCTGAAAAAAAAGAAGCTGAAATGCGGAACAACCGCGAAGGTCCTTGTTGAAACCGTATCGAAAAAAAACAGAGGCGAACTGCTGGGAAGAACCGAACAGGATGAAATGGTCGTTTTTGCCGGAAGCCCTCACCGTATCGGTACGTTCCTGAATGTCGAATTATTATCACTGAAAGGGAACACCTTTTGGGGAAAGGAGAATATTTGAAATGCCCTGGAAACTCATTGGTATACTCTCCATCCTGACACTGTTTCTTGTCTTTGCCTGGTTCAATACCCATCTCGTCACCATTTATTTCGGCCCCGTAAAAGTCGAGAATATTCCGATGTTCGTATCGCTTTTTTTCTCGTTTCTTTCAGGGGCGATTATCGCCCTTCCGTTTTCACTCATCAGCTCGATCAAGAAGAAAAAGAAAATCAAGCAGCAGCTAAAAGAGAAAAACGAACTTCTCAAGGAGGAAATAAAAGAAGGCAGGGATCGTAATGCATACATCGAAAGCAATCACGGGAAAGAAAACGGCGGGACTTACGATGGTCCCCTCGACGACAAGGAAGAAGAGAAAACCGTAAAAAAATCAAAAAAGAAACGAAAATGAAAAGGTTTTCCGTAATATGCATATTCATCATGTTTTTTTCCCTGTTTGCGTCAGGCGAAGAATCGCTTCTCGAAAAGGCACGACGATTAGCGGGCGAAAACAAAATAGAGGAGGCCGTTCCGCTCTACAGGCAATGGTTTGAAAAATGGCTTGAGGAACACCGGGATGATGAGCCCGTCGTCGATGTCGTTGCCGAATATATACGCATTGAAAACGAACCTGCTTTCTTCGTTTCGACACTGGTTCCGGTTATCCCGCATATACAAAAGGCTTCATTACGTTCCGGGTTGACCGCCGTCTGTGCGCTGGTCATGGAACTGGGCGGAAATACCGAAGAAGCGGTTCGCTACTATATCAAAGCCGCAAACTCAGCAAACGACGATAAAAAATCGGACTACCTCCTGAATGCGGCAGAACTTATTTTTGAACAGGGGGACTTCGAGAGAACGAAGGAACTCCTTACTCCCGTGATGGCTCAAAAGGGAAAGTCCGATGTTCGGGGCCGCGCGGCATGTCTTTATGCGAGAAGCCTTTTTGCGGCCGGAAACACAGAGGAAGCCGAACGCTATTACAGAATCATCATGGTCGAAAATAAGGATTCGGAAGCGTATCCGCAGATACTGCTGGGGTATTGCGAACTCTGTTTCGTAACGGGGAAAAAAGAAAAAGCACTGGAAATATATGAACTGTTACGTCGATCATACTCCGGATCTCCCGAATATTACTGCGCCGGACAATTAATCGAAAGGACGGAATCCTTGATTGAAAGCTTTCCGGGACCCTCGAGTTATTTTCTCCCATATACCTCGATAGAGCAGGAAGTTAAAAAGACGGGCAGTGAAGACGATCATTCGGAAAATCCGCCTTCATTCGATGAAAACGCTCCGCTTTTTATCCAGACCGGTTCGTATGTCATGAAGGATAACGCGTTGGAAATGGTTAAGGAACTCGAATCACATTCATTCAAAGCCGTCATTATAGAAAAATTAATCGGAGAGACACGATATTACCGTGTTGTCATCGAAGTAAAAAAAGGCGAGATCTCAAACGATATTGTTCTCCGTTTGAAAGAGGCGGGGTACGAAGGATTCCTTGTTTCACAATAACAGTCGTTATTGTAAAAAAACGGCTGTTATTCCTTTTCAATATGCTGTACGAGCCTGAATGAATCCTGGGAAACCGCTTCAATGCCATTCACCAATAATCGAGCCGGGGTAAAAACGATTACTTTCTTGATACTATTTCCGTCTATCCCCTCCTGTACTACGTATTCGAGAAGATAATTTTCGACCCTGTCGATCAGTCCGTTTTCTTTCAATATCTTGAAGGAAATGACGCTTATCGCGTATTCCCGAAAACCTTTATAGCCGGTTGAAACAAACAACTTCCATAATTCGGTTTTA is a window encoding:
- a CDS encoding DUF1049 domain-containing protein, whose protein sequence is MPWKLIGILSILTLFLVFAWFNTHLVTIYFGPVKVENIPMFVSLFFSFLSGAIIALPFSLISSIKKKKKIKQQLKEKNELLKEEIKEGRDRNAYIESNHGKENGGTYDGPLDDKEEEKTVKKSKKKRK
- a CDS encoding tetratricopeptide repeat protein; the encoded protein is MKRFSVICIFIMFFSLFASGEESLLEKARRLAGENKIEEAVPLYRQWFEKWLEEHRDDEPVVDVVAEYIRIENEPAFFVSTLVPVIPHIQKASLRSGLTAVCALVMELGGNTEEAVRYYIKAANSANDDKKSDYLLNAAELIFEQGDFERTKELLTPVMAQKGKSDVRGRAACLYARSLFAAGNTEEAERYYRIIMVENKDSEAYPQILLGYCELCFVTGKKEKALEIYELLRRSYSGSPEYYCAGQLIERTESLIESFPGPSSYFLPYTSIEQEVKKTGSEDDHSENPPSFDENAPLFIQTGSYVMKDNALEMVKELESHSFKAVIIEKLIGETRYYRVVIEVKKGEISNDIVLRLKEAGYEGFLVSQ